In Aerosakkonema funiforme FACHB-1375, the genomic stretch TGCATGAAGATTTTATGAATGAGGCGCTACGGTTGGCGCAATTCAAAAATCATCCTCATATCGTTAAAGTTTATAAGTTACTGCAAGAAAATCTGACCGTAAATAATTCCGGGAATCGAATATTTTCCTGGGGTTCAAAACCTGAGTCCATTTCCCTCAACTGTATTTTGATGGAATATATCGAGGGAACAAATTTAGAAAAATTGGTGGAAAGGCGAGGTGCAATACCTGAAGCAGAAGCTTTGCGCTATATTCAGCAAATTGGTAATGCTTTGACGGCGATACATGGCGAAGGTTTGCTGCATCGAGATGTCAAACCGAGTAATATCATTTTACGCGCTAGTAATTCGGAAGCAGTGTTAATTGATTTTGGCATTGCGCGAGATTTCACTGCAACTCATTCAACTCATACCATCGGTGGTACTATCTGTTATGGAGCGCCAGAACAATTCGATCCTACATTAGCAGAACCAAAAGATTATACGGATGTTTATGCTTTAGCGGCAACGCTTTATCATTTGGTGACGGGTACGTTGCCAACTTCTGCTGTATTTAGGGCAATTAATGCGCCTTTAAAACCAATAAAGCAGATTGTACCGAGTTTGAGCGATGAATTGCATGATGCTATTGTTTGGGGAATGGAATTGTTACCAGAAAATCGTCCTCAAACGGTGCAAAGTTGGTTGAAGTTATTGAGTGAAATTGAGGCGGATGATTTAAGTTC encodes the following:
- a CDS encoding serine/threonine-protein kinase, which codes for MAWNRGDTLKDGKYTIRQTLGQGGFGITYRVRDENGRQFALKTLNDKAIAEPNFAKLHEDFMNEALRLAQFKNHPHIVKVYKLLQENLTVNNSGNRIFSWGSKPESISLNCILMEYIEGTNLEKLVERRGAIPEAEALRYIQQIGNALTAIHGEGLLHRDVKPSNIILRASNSEAVLIDFGIARDFTATHSTHTIGGTICYGAPEQFDPTLAEPKDYTDVYALAATLYHLVTGTLPTSAVFRAINAPLKPIKQIVPSLSDELHDAIVWGMELLPENRPQTVQSWLKLLSEIEADDLSSDKGVDYRKLRDLLKAGNWKEADEETGRVMLKVAGREKEGRLDFPDIEKFPCTDLRTIDRLWVKYSNGRFGFSVQKRIWESVGGKPGKYDYETYKKFGEKVGWYVKEKGWKYISDITFSLNAPQGHLPEVGISRFGRVEAGGGV